From one bacterium genomic stretch:
- a CDS encoding carboxypeptidase regulatory-like domain-containing protein: protein MKYHRMIKYTAFLILTVVSSVFSSTEKYWQAVEEALADGLPRTAVESLDKVLQVTQKEKRYDEWMRALSEKVVIEATIQGNKPEEKIQRLKIEFGNADENTRPLLQAVLAQWYWHYYDRNRWRFMNRTATENMSDDDFTTWDLPKIFRQIDSLYQDILKERSNLGKIQVQWFLGFLEKGTMPDDLRPTLYDFIAQEALTFYTSADQAAARPEDAFDVDAKSDAFAASDAFLKYKPVTEDTGAAAYKALTLYQALMAYHRDEGNPEAFLDLDIQRLRFIKNIAYGEDRNAIFIERLTSMLEKNTKHEISSMGAYYLAQAWAEQGDLVKAYDIAKRFYDLHPKSIPGQFCYNYMLTLTAKSLRLSGEDCVPAGPSKIQVTYKNFTKLYFRVYHDDWDDFMKREYGYPNEIDSAKIMSLLSRKPVQEWAVDLKATDDLKEKNIELDIPGLASGYYRILASWQPDFKSSSMVQHAWLWVSGITLISRTHNGIIDGLVLDAVSGEPVANATVTQIIQKEWRFYKFGTRTVTDSSGFFKFDGPQESQILLYIKKNNDALLKSDGIYAYRDYEEYDQEQALFFTDRSLYRPGQTIHFKGICVYNDKDGVDYHVIPNHKVTVFFRDANYQEIAKLELVSNDFGSFSGEFIAPADRLTGSMSIQTHDPEGYTSVRVEEYKRPKFTVELETPKDAVKLKQEIEIKGKAIAYTGAPIDNAQVRFSVVRNASYPYWWSWFYRWSSYSSYSNTSQQIAHGRVKTDADGNFTIKFFAQPDLKLSPDDDPIFNYSIHADVVSTDGETRSADTYVRLGYSALSIMLSSGETLEDNKTFPLIVSTQTLDGNELKSKAALKIYRLKEPAEPVKPMLSYYYYYDYGYEDNETGEDAGKEFGENWMAWPQDKIVYETGLSTELTNPETLDVKLEAGLYKVECTAKDEYGKEVKAFLPLMVLPDWNEKQFSIKLPSVVKVRENPVEVGKNAQVMWGSGYNQARCFIEIEHDGAILKRYWTQPGMTLHSFKYPVTENLRGGFTVHLTQVRENRAYINNLPVYVPWDNKELEVSIATLRDKLQPGEKETMTLEIKGKKQEITAAEIVATLYDFSLDQFYPHNWYAFSFFKYDYSRLYASFVNNAQGYETWRWYWNPDVYYPEMTYVHFPGYVIENFFYYQFPSISKVIYSDETFEGKEGRFKGKVIDVRTGDPLVNAVVRVEDIGRSDTTDEKGMFAINEVPAGTYNVVAEYPGYDYKSVADVKVVAGKYTIVNFKLTTSTDDYYANGVPGAPQRAMNQSVTLTGHAVAADEVTRAPAKGDGGARAEAPAPVTLAAGELGADFRGRDGGGLVAGGGLTPIDLKNVVIRKNLNETAFFYPHLLMDKNGIVKIEFTMPEALTKWKFLGFAHGKKCESGVVSGFTVTQKELMVQPNAPRFLRESDTVFFTAKVINMSDKTLEGKVQLDLKDFMTDQPANELLKIAGHVQSFKLEAKASAAFSWRLCVPKGTGPLTYTVAAKSGKYSDGETGALPVLSTRIFLTESVPLNIRGPAEKTFTFERLKQIGVSKTMEPFKFTLQMASNPVWYAIQALPYLVEFPYECTEQVFNRYYANSLAGHIANSDLRIKEVFDQWRGTDALKSNLEKNEELKSVMLMETPWVIQAQDETQAKRSVGILFEENTLKSNLNSAFNKLKNYQYQDGSWPWFPGGYPDPYITLYITTGFGRLQHLGVKTDVSLAMQAIDYLDRWVRDIYDHCIKSANNLTPMIALYLYCRSFYLESKPLSSYYKEAVDYFVGQGEEYWLTLDSRLSQGYLSLALNRFKKLEIPQKILASIKERSVSDEEMGMFWREDELSWWWYRAPIETQALMIEAFSEVTDDTIAMEDCKVWLLKQKQTQNWQTTKATADAIYALILRGTDYLANTKLVGVTLGTELVKPENVEAGTGFYESAWNKSEIKPEFSKVTLIKEDKGIAWGGVHFQYFEEMDAVTTHETNLKLDKKLFVKRETKKGTVIEPLKGPLSVGDIMTVRIVLRVDRDMEYVHLKDMRGSGLEPVDVLSYYQYQDGLRYYQSTKDIATHFFIDYLPKGTYVFEYDLRVQLRGKYQNGVAEIQCMYAPEFNSHSASQWLEVK, encoded by the coding sequence ATGAAATACCATAGAATGATCAAATACACCGCTTTTTTGATCCTGACCGTCGTTTCATCAGTTTTTTCTTCAACTGAAAAGTACTGGCAGGCGGTAGAAGAGGCATTGGCCGACGGCTTGCCCAGAACCGCGGTTGAGAGCCTTGATAAAGTCCTGCAAGTAACCCAGAAAGAGAAAAGATATGATGAGTGGATGCGCGCCTTGTCGGAAAAGGTCGTGATCGAGGCGACGATCCAGGGTAACAAACCCGAAGAGAAGATCCAGCGGTTGAAAATAGAATTCGGCAACGCCGATGAGAATACCCGGCCTTTGCTCCAGGCCGTGCTTGCCCAGTGGTACTGGCACTATTATGACCGCAACCGCTGGCGTTTCATGAACCGCACCGCGACCGAGAACATGTCGGATGACGATTTCACGACCTGGGACCTGCCCAAGATATTCCGTCAAATCGATTCCCTTTACCAGGATATCCTCAAGGAAAGAAGCAATCTCGGCAAGATCCAGGTCCAGTGGTTCCTGGGATTTCTGGAGAAAGGCACAATGCCCGATGATCTCAGGCCCACGCTATATGATTTCATCGCGCAGGAAGCACTGACTTTTTACACGAGCGCCGACCAGGCGGCGGCCAGGCCCGAGGATGCGTTTGACGTCGATGCTAAGTCTGATGCGTTTGCCGCATCAGACGCATTTTTAAAGTACAAGCCCGTGACCGAAGATACCGGCGCCGCCGCGTACAAAGCGCTGACGCTTTACCAGGCGCTCATGGCGTATCACCGGGATGAGGGTAATCCTGAAGCTTTTCTTGACCTTGATATTCAAAGGCTGAGATTTATTAAGAATATCGCCTATGGCGAGGACCGCAACGCGATATTTATCGAGCGCTTGACCAGTATGCTTGAGAAAAATACAAAGCATGAGATATCGTCCATGGGAGCATATTATCTGGCGCAGGCGTGGGCTGAGCAGGGTGATCTGGTCAAAGCGTATGATATCGCTAAACGGTTTTATGACCTGCACCCGAAATCGATCCCGGGTCAATTCTGTTATAATTACATGCTGACCTTGACCGCGAAGTCCTTGCGTTTGTCCGGCGAGGATTGCGTTCCAGCCGGGCCGTCAAAGATCCAGGTCACATACAAGAATTTCACCAAACTATATTTCCGCGTTTACCATGATGACTGGGATGATTTCATGAAAAGGGAATACGGATATCCCAACGAGATCGATTCGGCCAAGATCATGAGTTTGCTTTCCCGCAAGCCGGTGCAGGAATGGGCGGTCGACCTCAAGGCAACCGACGACCTCAAGGAAAAAAATATCGAGCTGGACATACCCGGACTCGCCTCCGGTTATTACCGGATACTGGCGAGCTGGCAGCCGGATTTCAAATCGTCATCCATGGTCCAGCATGCCTGGTTATGGGTGTCCGGCATCACCCTGATATCAAGGACCCATAACGGCATTATTGACGGTCTGGTCCTGGACGCGGTCAGCGGCGAGCCGGTCGCCAATGCAACGGTGACCCAGATCATCCAGAAGGAATGGCGGTTCTATAAATTCGGCACCAGGACCGTTACGGATTCAAGCGGATTCTTTAAATTCGATGGTCCCCAGGAAAGTCAGATCCTGCTCTATATCAAGAAAAACAATGATGCTCTTTTAAAGAGCGACGGCATATACGCTTACCGGGATTACGAGGAGTATGACCAGGAGCAGGCCCTGTTCTTCACTGACCGTTCCCTGTACCGGCCAGGCCAGACCATTCATTTCAAGGGGATCTGCGTATATAATGACAAAGACGGAGTGGACTACCATGTGATCCCCAACCACAAGGTCACGGTCTTTTTCCGCGATGCGAATTACCAGGAGATCGCCAAACTCGAACTGGTATCCAATGATTTCGGCAGTTTCAGCGGCGAGTTCATCGCGCCCGCTGACCGTTTGACGGGCAGCATGTCCATCCAGACCCATGATCCCGAAGGTTATACGTCGGTCCGCGTGGAAGAGTACAAGCGGCCCAAGTTCACGGTGGAACTGGAGACGCCCAAAGATGCGGTTAAGCTAAAGCAGGAGATCGAGATAAAGGGCAAGGCGATCGCCTATACCGGAGCGCCGATCGACAACGCGCAAGTCCGTTTTTCCGTGGTCAGGAACGCTTCTTATCCATACTGGTGGTCGTGGTTCTACCGGTGGTCATCGTATAGTTCATATTCTAATACCAGCCAGCAGATCGCCCACGGCCGGGTCAAGACCGACGCGGACGGCAATTTCACGATAAAGTTCTTTGCCCAGCCGGATCTTAAGCTGTCGCCTGACGATGATCCGATCTTCAATTACTCGATCCATGCCGATGTCGTATCAACCGACGGCGAAACGCGCAGCGCCGACACTTATGTCAGGCTTGGTTATTCGGCGTTATCGATCATGCTGTCCTCGGGCGAAACCCTGGAGGACAACAAGACCTTCCCCTTGATCGTCTCGACCCAGACGCTTGACGGCAATGAACTAAAGTCAAAAGCGGCGCTAAAGATATACCGGCTTAAAGAACCGGCCGAACCGGTCAAGCCGATGCTTTCCTATTATTACTATTATGACTACGGCTACGAAGATAATGAGACCGGAGAAGACGCGGGAAAGGAGTTCGGCGAGAACTGGATGGCATGGCCGCAGGATAAGATCGTGTACGAGACCGGTCTGAGCACCGAACTTACAAATCCCGAGACGCTGGATGTTAAGCTGGAAGCCGGGCTGTACAAGGTGGAATGCACGGCTAAGGACGAGTATGGTAAGGAAGTGAAAGCATTCCTGCCCCTGATGGTCCTGCCCGACTGGAACGAGAAGCAATTCAGCATTAAACTGCCTTCGGTAGTAAAGGTGAGGGAAAACCCGGTCGAGGTCGGCAAGAATGCCCAGGTTATGTGGGGGTCAGGGTATAACCAGGCGCGCTGTTTTATTGAGATCGAGCATGACGGAGCGATCCTGAAACGGTACTGGACACAGCCGGGCATGACCCTGCATTCGTTCAAGTATCCTGTGACGGAAAATTTAAGGGGTGGGTTCACGGTCCACCTAACCCAGGTACGTGAAAACCGCGCTTACATTAACAACCTGCCGGTCTATGTGCCCTGGGACAATAAGGAACTGGAAGTGTCCATCGCGACTTTGCGCGACAAATTACAGCCCGGTGAGAAAGAGACCATGACCCTGGAAATAAAGGGCAAGAAGCAGGAGATAACCGCGGCCGAGATAGTCGCGACCCTTTACGATTTTTCTTTAGACCAGTTCTACCCGCACAACTGGTACGCGTTCAGTTTTTTCAAGTACGACTACAGCCGTTTATACGCCTCGTTCGTGAACAATGCCCAGGGTTACGAGACCTGGCGCTGGTACTGGAACCCGGATGTTTACTACCCGGAAATGACCTATGTCCATTTCCCCGGCTACGTAATAGAAAATTTCTTCTATTATCAGTTCCCTTCCATAAGCAAGGTGATATACAGCGATGAGACGTTCGAAGGCAAGGAGGGCAGGTTCAAGGGCAAGGTGATCGACGTGCGGACCGGCGATCCGCTCGTCAACGCGGTTGTGAGGGTTGAAGATATCGGTCGGTCAGATACGACCGATGAAAAGGGCATGTTTGCGATCAATGAAGTTCCGGCCGGCACCTATAATGTGGTGGCAGAATACCCGGGCTATGATTACAAAAGCGTTGCTGACGTTAAAGTCGTGGCCGGAAAATACACGATCGTTAATTTCAAATTGACGACGAGCACCGATGATTATTATGCAAATGGTGTACCGGGTGCACCACAGCGCGCAATGAATCAATCTGTAACCTTAACCGGCCACGCGGTAGCTGCCGATGAAGTGACTCGAGCGCCGGCAAAAGGCGACGGCGGCGCGCGCGCAGAGGCGCCAGCGCCGGTAACGCTCGCGGCCGGGGAGCTTGGGGCTGATTTCCGGGGACGCGATGGCGGCGGTCTGGTCGCAGGAGGCGGATTGACGCCGATCGACCTTAAGAACGTCGTGATCCGGAAAAATCTGAACGAGACCGCGTTTTTCTATCCGCACCTGCTCATGGATAAGAACGGGATCGTGAAGATCGAGTTCACCATGCCCGAGGCTTTAACCAAGTGGAAATTCCTGGGATTCGCGCACGGCAAGAAATGCGAAAGCGGGGTGGTGAGCGGGTTCACCGTGACCCAGAAAGAACTCATGGTTCAGCCCAATGCCCCGCGGTTTTTGCGCGAAAGCGACACGGTCTTTTTCACGGCAAAAGTCATCAACATGTCGGACAAAACTCTTGAGGGCAAGGTTCAGCTCGATCTCAAGGACTTCATGACCGACCAGCCGGCGAATGAACTGCTGAAAATCGCCGGTCACGTACAGTCTTTCAAGCTCGAAGCCAAGGCGTCCGCGGCGTTCTCATGGCGGTTGTGCGTGCCCAAAGGAACAGGACCTTTGACCTACACGGTCGCGGCAAAGAGCGGTAAGTACTCTGACGGCGAGACCGGCGCCTTGCCGGTTCTGTCCACGCGCATATTCCTGACCGAATCCGTACCGCTCAATATCCGCGGACCAGCGGAAAAGACGTTCACGTTCGAACGCTTAAAGCAGATCGGCGTGTCAAAGACCATGGAGCCGTTCAAGTTCACCCTGCAGATGGCTTCCAACCCGGTGTGGTACGCGATCCAGGCGTTGCCATACCTTGTCGAGTTCCCGTACGAGTGCACTGAGCAGGTGTTCAACCGCTATTACGCGAACAGCCTTGCCGGTCATATCGCGAATTCAGACCTGAGGATCAAGGAGGTCTTTGACCAGTGGCGCGGCACCGACGCCTTGAAATCGAACCTGGAAAAGAACGAGGAACTGAAATCGGTAATGCTTATGGAAACGCCGTGGGTGATCCAGGCGCAGGACGAGACCCAGGCAAAACGCAGTGTCGGGATCCTGTTCGAGGAGAACACGCTGAAGAGCAACCTTAATTCCGCTTTCAACAAGCTGAAGAACTACCAGTACCAGGACGGCTCATGGCCATGGTTCCCGGGCGGTTACCCTGATCCCTATATCACTCTATACATAACCACCGGGTTTGGCCGGTTGCAGCACCTGGGCGTGAAGACCGATGTCTCCCTGGCAATGCAGGCGATCGATTACCTGGACCGGTGGGTCCGCGACATATATGACCATTGCATTAAGTCAGCGAATAACCTGACGCCTATGATCGCGCTGTACCTGTATTGCCGCAGCTTCTACCTGGAATCAAAGCCGCTTTCATCTTATTATAAGGAAGCGGTCGACTATTTTGTAGGACAAGGAGAAGAATACTGGCTGACCCTGGATTCACGGTTAAGCCAGGGATATCTCTCGCTTGCTCTAAACCGGTTTAAAAAACTGGAGATTCCTCAGAAGATACTGGCATCGATAAAAGAACGGAGCGTTTCGGACGAGGAGATGGGCATGTTCTGGCGCGAGGATGAATTGTCGTGGTGGTGGTACCGCGCGCCCATCGAGACCCAGGCGCTCATGATCGAAGCGTTCTCCGAGGTGACGGACGATACGATCGCCATGGAAGACTGTAAGGTCTGGTTATTGAAACAGAAGCAGACCCAGAACTGGCAGACGACCAAGGCCACGGCCGATGCCATATACGCGCTGATACTGCGCGGCACCGACTACCTGGCTAATACGAAACTGGTCGGGGTTACGCTGGGCACAGAACTGGTGAAACCGGAAAATGTGGAGGCAGGAACCGGTTTCTATGAATCAGCATGGAACAAAAGCGAGATCAAACCTGAGTTTTCTAAGGTGACGTTAATTAAAGAAGACAAAGGTATCGCTTGGGGCGGGGTGCACTTCCAGTATTTCGAGGAAATGGATGCGGTCACGACGCACGAAACGAACCTCAAGCTGGACAAGAAACTTTTTGTCAAGCGCGAGACCAAGAAAGGAACGGTCATCGAGCCGTTGAAGGGTCCGCTTAGTGTCGGCGATATTATGACCGTGCGGATCGTGCTCAGGGTCGACCGCGACATGGAATACGTCCACCTCAAGGATATGCGGGGGAGCGGTTTGGAACCGGTCGATGTCCTTTCTTATTACCAATACCAGGATGGTCTTAGATATTATCAGTCGACCAAGGATATCGCGACCCACTTCTTCATTGACTACCTGCCTAAGGGAACATACGTGTTTGAGTACGATCTTCGGGTCCAGTTAAGGGGTAAGTACCAGAACGGCGTTGCCGAGATCCAGTGCATGTACGCTCCCGAATTCAACAGCCATTCGGCAAGCCAGTGGCTGGAGGTGAAGTAA
- a CDS encoding FlgD immunoglobulin-like domain containing protein has product MSLILILLQVLGTGPQSPWFPGITGTGGPDAYGYRWIDSDTTGGPAYGWINIKGIGTEITGLADDNTAGPFSVGFDLPYYWYTVNSFFVGSNGYIAFGDNTLEAHPFQTFPSPTGPNNTLAPLMADLDHSVGNATCWYWTNAAQDTCIVQYDSVQFWNVGTSCNTFEIIMSRADSAILFQYQTQNGTAPGGGNNLTVGIENVSGTLGLQYLHDNVPAGNALHSMLAIRFYPPTSTSYQVHDIAVWSMMNDVSGGFFVYNNDPVDFWGEIKNTGNQTEAAFNVFCQVRNSGNTVIYADTINVASLAPGAVDTLQFTPTFSTTTDGVYRLRVKSLLTGDMTPSNDSLITEFRVVTYPVQLQHDRNVVDAGYAWNGINSGYGAEFTPPRYPTKINTANFYVAQQTSNPPVHVQIIDDDGSNGDPGTILFDSLVTVYDSGWYNIDLAPYNLQVTSGTFYIGCISEYASDPYMGMDTIGVANKRTWEYTGSWAPYRDGQRQDVMIRAMVDFGTGVAELTPKAGDNGVRIYAQPNPFNRITAITCLPNTRTLKIYDAAGRMVRRVDNLGSSEYSWDGCNDRGVKLSPGIYFGVTNNQEILKLIIAR; this is encoded by the coding sequence ATGAGTCTTATACTGATACTCTTGCAGGTCCTGGGAACAGGGCCGCAAAGTCCCTGGTTCCCGGGGATCACGGGTACTGGCGGACCAGATGCTTACGGATACCGCTGGATCGACAGCGATACCACCGGTGGGCCGGCTTACGGATGGATCAATATCAAAGGGATTGGAACCGAGATCACAGGTCTGGCCGATGATAACACCGCGGGACCATTCAGTGTCGGTTTTGACTTACCGTATTATTGGTACACGGTCAATTCTTTTTTTGTCGGGTCCAACGGGTATATCGCGTTCGGTGACAATACCCTGGAAGCGCATCCATTCCAGACATTCCCCAGTCCGACCGGACCAAACAACACCCTGGCACCGCTCATGGCTGACCTTGACCATTCAGTGGGGAACGCGACATGCTGGTACTGGACCAATGCTGCTCAAGACACCTGTATCGTCCAGTATGACAGTGTGCAATTCTGGAATGTGGGCACAAGCTGCAATACTTTTGAGATCATCATGAGCCGCGCTGACAGCGCGATCCTTTTCCAGTACCAAACCCAGAACGGAACTGCGCCGGGCGGCGGCAATAACCTGACCGTCGGGATCGAGAATGTCTCGGGCACGCTCGGCCTGCAGTACTTGCACGATAACGTGCCGGCGGGCAACGCGCTGCATAGCATGCTGGCGATCCGCTTCTATCCGCCGACATCGACGTCATACCAGGTCCATGACATCGCGGTGTGGAGCATGATGAACGATGTTTCCGGCGGGTTCTTTGTCTACAACAACGATCCGGTCGATTTCTGGGGTGAGATAAAGAATACCGGAAATCAGACGGAAGCGGCATTCAACGTGTTCTGCCAGGTTCGTAATTCCGGCAATACGGTTATTTATGCCGATACGATAAACGTCGCGTCGCTCGCGCCTGGGGCCGTGGATACCCTGCAGTTCACACCGACCTTCAGCACGACCACGGACGGCGTATACCGGCTGAGGGTAAAATCGTTATTGACCGGCGACATGACGCCCTCGAACGATTCTCTGATCACCGAGTTCAGGGTCGTTACCTATCCGGTGCAGCTGCAACATGACCGTAATGTAGTTGATGCCGGATACGCATGGAACGGAATCAACTCGGGTTATGGAGCGGAATTTACTCCTCCACGTTACCCGACCAAGATCAACACTGCTAATTTCTATGTGGCGCAGCAGACGTCGAACCCGCCGGTGCATGTTCAGATTATCGATGATGACGGCAGTAACGGCGATCCGGGCACGATACTATTTGATTCACTGGTTACGGTTTACGATTCGGGCTGGTACAATATCGATCTGGCTCCTTACAATTTACAGGTGACATCCGGCACGTTCTACATCGGCTGCATCAGCGAGTACGCGTCTGATCCTTATATGGGTATGGACACGATCGGCGTCGCGAACAAAAGGACCTGGGAATACACTGGTTCCTGGGCGCCGTATCGAGACGGCCAAAGACAGGACGTGATGATCCGGGCAATGGTCGACTTTGGCACCGGCGTTGCAGAACTGACGCCGAAAGCCGGCGACAATGGGGTTAGGATCTACGCTCAGCCCAATCCGTTCAACCGGATAACCGCGATCACCTGTCTTCCCAATACCAGGACGCTGAAGATCTACGACGCGGCCGGCAGGATGGTGCGGCGCGTTGATAATCTCGGCTCTAGCGAATACAGCTGGGATGGCTGTAACGACCGCGGCGTGAAACTGAGCCCTGGGATCTATTTTGGCGTGACCAATAACCAGGAGATCTTAAAGCTCATCATCGCACGATAA